The Salvia splendens isolate huo1 chromosome 20, SspV2, whole genome shotgun sequence nucleotide sequence TATATGCCTTTTAAGTTTGAAGTAAAACCATAAAAGTCACCTCTCTGAGAGTTCATTTACTCTTGCTCCATGATTGGCAAACAAAATAAACCATTATACACTTTCTTTAAATGCCACAATTGAGACACAAAATCGAAGAAAACTCGGCCTAGAAATCCTGTTTCTCCTCTGCACTTCTCATTCTTAGATCCAGCCAAATGTCCGTATATCTATTTCTATCTTAGAAGTTCATTCAAATTTGGCACCTAATTAAtgattaaatgtaaaacaaGGGTTTATGAGATAGCCTCATCACTCCCTATACACTAACTTCTCTCATCAAATCCCTAAGTTCTCCTCATAGTATATGCAAGTTGATGCCAAAAATACTATAGTTTGTCTTTAGACCCAAGCTTATAGCTGGGTAGATTCGATTATACAGTCCATTATTGAGATTCGGACGAATTACGACTACAATTTCCAGTACTATCAAGATAGAAGAGCTGATTTATGTCGTTTTCCACACGACATAAATAGCAATGAAACAATAGCAAAACAGAATTAAAAAATCAACTGAAATGGTGAAATGTTAAACCTCAGTGGCCTCGAAAGTCGCCTTTTCACTTAGCTACCATGCGCGCAATGAAGTCCTCGTACCGGATCTTGCCATCGGATCCGATATCCACCTCGCGGATCCACTCGTCAAACTCCGCAGGCTCCAATTTCTCCCCGATGCTGGTCAGGATGTGCCTGAGATCCGAAACGACGACGCATCCGGTCCCGTCCTTGTCGATCACCTTGAATGCGTCGCGCAGCTGGCGATCGAACGGCTCGGGCTTCAAATGCTTCGACATGAGGCCGAGGAAGCGAGGGAAGTCGAACGGCGG carries:
- the LOC121782911 gene encoding probable calcium-binding protein CML13, whose protein sequence is MTVDVGTSLVKQAAKNQSNPPIMGKDLSEDQVSSMKEAFTLFDTDGDGKISPSELGILMRSLGGNPTQAQLKSIIAEEKLSPPFDFPRFLGLMSKHLKPEPFDRQLRDAFKVIDKDGTGCVVVSDLRHILTSIGEKLEPAEFDEWIREVDIGSDGKIRYEDFIARMVAK